Proteins encoded in a region of the Panicum hallii strain FIL2 chromosome 3, PHallii_v3.1, whole genome shotgun sequence genome:
- the LOC112886180 gene encoding protein N-lysine methyltransferase METTL21A, with translation MRFTASPVVELPVGGAVLTFEQDNDSFEVGTSVWPSSLVLVKFVERCLRDQALPFADVLRFPGTRAVELGSGCGPAGLGLSRLGLTDLVLTDIAAVLPALRRNLRRNRAHLPRAPRLAQLHWNCPAHLATLATPRHFDLVVAADVVYVQESVPHLIAAMDALADAERGVVLLGYQIRSPEAHQAFWDSVPAAFPVIEKVAREYLDPDYAYEESDVYILRRRPRQ, from the coding sequence ATGCGGTTCACTGCGTCTCCGGTGGTGGAGCTTCCGGTGGGGGGCGCGGTGCTGACGTTCGAGCAGGACAACGACTCCTTCGAGGTGGGCACCTCTGTGTGGCCCTCGTCCCTGGTCCTCGTCAAGTTCGTCGAGCGCTGCCTCCGCGACCAGGCCCTCCCCTTCGCCGACGTGCTCCGCTTCCCCGGCACCCGGGCCGTGGAGCTGGGCTCCGGATGCGGCCCGGCAGGACTGGGCCTCTCCCGCCTCGGCCTCACTGACCTCGTCCTCACCGACATCGCCGCCGTCCTCCCCGCGCTCCGCCGCAACCTGCGGCGCAACCGCGCCCAcctcccccgcgcgccccgcctcgcCCAACTCCACTGGAATTGCCCCGCGCATCTCGCCACACTCGCCACCCCGCGCCACTTCGACCTCGTCGTCGCCGCAGACGTGGTCTACGTCCAGGAGTCCGTGCCGCACCTCATCGCGGCCATGGACGCGCTTGCCGACGCCGAGCGCGGTGTGGTGTTGCTCGGCTACCAAATCCGGTCGCCAGAGGCGCACCAGGCTTTCTGGGACTCCGTGCCGGCTGCTTTCCCGGTGATCGAGAAGGTGGCACGCGAGTACCTCGACCCGGATTACGCCTATGAGGAATCCGATGTGTACATACTCCGAAGGAGGCCACGGCAGTGA